A genomic stretch from Mesomycoplasma neurolyticum includes:
- the rplL gene encoding 50S ribosomal protein L7/L12 — protein MAKLTKELFIESLKEMSIKEVMELVEAMKEEFGIDPSAVAVAAAPAEAAAEAKSEVNITLKSDGGQKVQVIKTVKELLGLGLMEAKKLVDTIPVVIKENVKVSEAEEIKAKLEALGAEVTLD, from the coding sequence ATGGCAAAATTAACTAAAGAATTATTTATTGAATCATTAAAAGAAATGTCTATTAAAGAAGTGATGGAATTAGTAGAGGCAATGAAAGAAGAATTCGGAATCGACCCTTCAGCTGTTGCTGTTGCAGCAGCTCCGGCTGAGGCTGCTGCTGAAGCTAAATCAGAAGTAAACATTACTTTAAAATCTGATGGTGGACAAAAAGTTCAAGTTATTAAAACTGTTAAAGAATTATTGGGACTTGGATTAATGGAGGCTAAAAAATTAGTTGACACAATCCCTGTTGTAATTAAAGAAAATGTTAAAGTGTCTGAAGCCGAGGAAATAAAAGCTAAATTAGAAGCATTAGGTGCTGAAGTTACTTTAGATTAA
- the gltX gene encoding glutamate--tRNA ligase produces MKKIRTRYAPSPTGFLHIGGARTALFNYLFAKHHKGEFIVRIEDTDVARNVEGGEKSQLDNLKWLGIIPNESPLKPNIKYGKYRQSEKLERYQQLINELLEKNIAYKAYETPEELAEQKRQQEEMGIFSFRYDKYWLKISEAEKKKREENKEYSVRIALPKNEIYSWNDIVRGSISVNTNDIGDWVIQKSDGYPTYNFAVVVDDHDMEISHVLRGEEHITNTPKQIGIYKAFGWSIPEFGHLTVITNMEGQKLSKRDLSLKQFIEDYKNEGYIPEAIFNFLALLGWTSKDAKEIFSQNDLIKVFDEKRLSKSPSKFDIKKMEWFSKQYMKKLDNQLIISKLKTNRQSDWLELFVNIYKQSAATIDEIQNALLIYENISFDIYQDDLHENKEVIKIFAEFLEQNVFEVNGIQNAINQTKEKTKLNGKNLFMPIRKATTLQEHGPELASSIFLFGKKVIFERLKKWK; encoded by the coding sequence ATGAAAAAAATTAGAACAAGATATGCACCAAGTCCAACAGGTTTTCTTCACATTGGAGGTGCTAGAACAGCATTATTTAATTATTTATTTGCAAAGCATCATAAAGGTGAATTTATCGTTAGAATAGAAGATACTGATGTTGCAAGAAATGTTGAAGGTGGGGAAAAATCACAACTGGACAATTTAAAATGATTAGGAATTATCCCTAATGAATCACCATTAAAACCTAATATAAAATATGGGAAATATCGCCAAAGTGAAAAACTTGAAAGGTATCAACAATTAATCAATGAATTATTAGAAAAAAACATTGCTTATAAAGCTTATGAAACACCTGAAGAATTAGCAGAGCAAAAAAGACAACAAGAAGAGATGGGAATTTTTAGTTTTAGATATGATAAATATTGACTAAAAATTTCAGAAGCAGAGAAGAAAAAAAGGGAAGAGAATAAAGAGTATTCTGTTAGAATTGCTTTACCAAAAAATGAAATTTATTCTTGAAATGATATTGTTAGAGGTAGTATAAGTGTTAACACTAATGATATTGGGGATTGAGTAATTCAAAAATCAGATGGTTATCCAACATATAATTTTGCAGTTGTAGTTGATGATCATGATATGGAGATAAGTCATGTTTTGCGTGGAGAAGAGCATATAACCAATACACCAAAACAAATTGGTATTTATAAAGCTTTTGGTTGAAGTATTCCAGAATTTGGGCACCTTACAGTTATTACAAATATGGAGGGTCAAAAGCTTTCAAAAAGAGATTTAAGTTTAAAACAATTTATTGAAGATTATAAAAATGAAGGGTATATCCCAGAGGCAATTTTTAATTTCTTAGCTTTACTAGGTTGAACTAGTAAAGATGCAAAAGAAATTTTTAGTCAAAATGATTTAATTAAAGTTTTTGATGAAAAAAGATTGTCTAAATCACCTTCAAAATTTGATATTAAAAAAATGGAATGATTTTCTAAACAATATATGAAAAAATTAGATAATCAACTTATCATTTCGAAATTAAAAACTAATAGACAAAGTGATTGGCTAGAGTTATTTGTAAACATCTACAAGCAAAGTGCTGCAACTATTGATGAAATTCAAAATGCGCTCTTGATTTATGAAAATATTTCATTTGATATTTATCAAGATGATTTACATGAAAATAAAGAAGTTATTAAAATTTTTGCTGAGTTTTTAGAACAAAATGTTTTTGAAGTAAATGGAATTCAAAATGCTATTAATCAAACAAAAGAAAAAACCAAATTAAATGGCAAAAATCTTTTTATGCCAATCAGAAAAGCAACAACATTGCAGGAGCATGGGCCTGAATTAGCTAGTTCTATTTTTTTGTTTGGTAAAAAAGTGATTTTTGAAAGATTAAAAAAGTGAAAATAA
- the obgE gene encoding GTPase ObgE: MKFVDEVKIKVIAGKGGNGIISFRREAHVDRGGPDGGDGGDGGSIYFVGHPGKNTLLHLHLQKMIKGFDGENGRRKNQYGAKGKDVFVDVPLGTLVYDGLNLMHDIIEEKPYLIAKGGKGGRGNTKFKSSRNTAPRLCENGDLGEKMDLKLTLKVLADVGFVGKPSAGKSTILSQISNAKPKIANYDFTTLVPQLGLTKYFDNSFVVADLPGLIKGASEGKGLGHQFLKHIERCRIIAHVIDFGSEEKNSINNFEQINNELRKYNEKLAMRKQVIVANKSDLPFFKSNLTIFKKKFKNLEIVEISALNSKNIDELKKVLWNELSKEKTEVIEKTYSEINIKLENWHEIKKIHEGLYEILGPEIEKIYNKIPLVSHDNLMRFNYQLKKMGIWDELIKLKINVGDTVRILDYEFTWEDDYKD; this comes from the coding sequence ATGAAATTTGTTGATGAAGTGAAAATCAAAGTGATTGCTGGTAAAGGTGGAAATGGTATTATTTCCTTTAGGAGAGAAGCGCATGTCGATCGTGGCGGTCCTGATGGTGGAGATGGTGGAGATGGTGGCTCAATTTATTTTGTAGGTCACCCTGGTAAAAACACACTATTACATTTACATCTTCAAAAAATGATTAAAGGTTTTGATGGTGAAAATGGTAGAAGAAAAAATCAATATGGAGCAAAAGGAAAAGATGTTTTTGTTGATGTGCCATTAGGAACATTAGTTTATGATGGTTTAAATTTAATGCATGATATTATCGAAGAAAAACCTTACTTAATAGCTAAAGGTGGTAAGGGTGGAAGAGGTAATACCAAATTTAAATCATCAAGAAACACAGCACCAAGGCTTTGTGAAAATGGTGATTTAGGGGAAAAAATGGACCTAAAATTAACATTAAAAGTTTTAGCTGATGTTGGTTTTGTTGGTAAACCATCAGCAGGAAAATCAACTATTTTATCTCAAATTTCAAATGCAAAACCTAAAATTGCTAATTATGATTTTACAACTTTAGTTCCGCAATTAGGACTAACAAAATATTTCGATAACTCTTTTGTTGTTGCAGATTTACCTGGTTTAATTAAAGGTGCTTCTGAAGGTAAAGGTTTAGGGCATCAATTTTTAAAACATATTGAAAGATGTAGAATTATTGCTCATGTAATTGATTTTGGTTCAGAAGAAAAAAACTCAATAAATAATTTTGAACAAATAAATAATGAACTAAGAAAATATAATGAAAAATTAGCAATGCGTAAACAAGTTATTGTAGCTAATAAATCAGATTTACCTTTTTTTAAAAGTAATTTAACTATTTTTAAAAAGAAATTTAAAAATTTAGAAATTGTAGAAATTAGTGCTTTAAATTCCAAAAACATAGATGAACTAAAAAAAGTTTTATGAAATGAATTGTCAAAAGAAAAAACAGAAGTTATAGAAAAAACATATTCAGAAATTAATATTAAACTAGAAAATTGACATGAAATTAAAAAAATTCATGAAGGTTTATATGAAATTTTAGGTCCTGAAATTGAAAAAATTTACAACAAAATTCCTTTAGTATCTCATGATAATTTAATGCGTTTTAATTATCAACTCAAAAAAATGGGAATTTGAGATGAATTAATTAAATTAAAAATAAATGTTGGTGATACAGTAAGGATTTTAGATTATGAATTTACTTGAGAAGATGATTATAAAGATTAA
- the rplJ gene encoding 50S ribosomal protein L10, whose amino-acid sequence MNSFRREKENIVSEIKDNLNNSSSLIIAEYRGLKVSELQNLRKELKEAKVNVKVYKNRLFKIAANELNHGTLSDVLVGPNIFAFGTEDSIAPAKIIAKFAKKHPNVVLKGGIYENTVIDANEAQKVATLPNYEEALTMLASSLMGGLRQLSIGLKMLVDEEKIK is encoded by the coding sequence ATGAATTCCTTTAGAAGAGAAAAAGAAAACATTGTTTCTGAAATTAAAGATAATTTAAACAATTCATCATCTTTAATTATCGCTGAATATCGTGGACTTAAGGTTTCTGAATTGCAAAATTTAAGAAAAGAACTTAAAGAAGCTAAAGTTAATGTTAAAGTATATAAAAATAGATTGTTTAAAATTGCTGCAAATGAATTAAACCATGGAACTTTAAGTGATGTTCTTGTTGGACCAAATATTTTTGCATTTGGAACAGAAGATTCAATTGCTCCAGCAAAAATTATTGCTAAATTTGCTAAGAAACACCCAAATGTTGTATTAAAAGGTGGTATTTATGAAAATACTGTTATTGATGCAAATGAAGCTCAAAAAGTTGCAACATTACCAAACTATGAAGAAGCACTTACAATGCTTGCAAGTTCATTGATGGGCGGACTCAGACAATTATCAATTGGACTAAAAATGCTAGTTGATGAAGAAAAAATTAAATAA
- a CDS encoding P68 family surface lipoprotein, whose translation MKFFKKRNALLILSALTTLSLTTVAASCGSNKDGDSTKIDYSNSKVKFATAQGNIWPLMRTLKPVIIEYNKQLAEYNKQQKDQNKDFQNFLEVELMTNEQTKADHSESQLAIQLATQLKDKNIENTYNLVLGNQAAAFQAHSYESLLELDDTSIKSDLFNERILKAHNTLAGQGIDSNKIYSIPFDVTDVDATVINLDIMSEILKLIKDNGGTVDENSEIYKKSDAASKAGSSIPEKSLFKKMKAKSTTAYNNLSINDKTFESILSIMDFSKKFYDGLSIDFNDTEGDATIFTIDYQEDTFFKVLKNETKKDLVETVEYKKENPQLVKFNIQDNSYQSKFKEIYEKFAGENEIKQKQKDGEAQKDKEGKVIPKQTFFNIRYAANGATDWASWDIRNYKTAIAFAPLVGINQTIKSPLSKKVFAENDDKIFNTFASNEDVLFKPQAMINSDSLKSATYLKGGSNIIPIKTGNEIFDKSTKRFLDFLYKGEMDDPELGGRIKVADYILETSSYVVPTKDYISNTKKQEYTQKMNEYEEKIKSNDPKAAQYELRKNNIKSALNTIESALSYQDNNSVELLNTYSLDGTSSEVVKLISKSLLDATKKADESHVYKDKEKLVEEILAKINNQK comes from the coding sequence ATGAAATTTTTTAAAAAAAGGAATGCGTTATTAATATTAAGCGCGCTCACAACTCTTTCTTTAACTACTGTTGCCGCCTCATGTGGAAGTAACAAAGATGGAGATTCAACAAAAATAGATTATTCAAACTCAAAAGTGAAGTTTGCAACAGCTCAAGGAAACATTTGACCTTTAATGAGAACACTAAAACCAGTGATCATTGAATATAATAAACAACTTGCTGAATATAACAAACAACAAAAAGATCAAAATAAAGATTTTCAAAATTTTTTAGAAGTAGAATTAATGACAAATGAACAGACTAAAGCTGATCATTCAGAATCACAATTGGCAATACAACTTGCTACTCAACTTAAAGACAAAAATATTGAAAACACTTATAATCTAGTGTTAGGAAATCAAGCTGCAGCATTCCAAGCACATAGTTATGAATCTCTTTTAGAATTAGATGATACATCTATTAAATCAGATTTATTTAACGAAAGAATCTTGAAAGCTCATAACACATTAGCTGGTCAAGGGATTGATTCAAACAAAATTTATAGTATTCCATTTGATGTAACTGATGTTGATGCAACTGTGATTAACTTAGATATAATGTCAGAAATTTTAAAACTAATTAAAGACAATGGTGGTACAGTTGATGAAAATTCTGAAATTTATAAGAAATCTGATGCTGCATCTAAAGCTGGATCAAGTATTCCAGAAAAAAGTTTATTCAAAAAAATGAAAGCCAAATCTACAACTGCTTATAATAATTTGTCAATTAATGACAAAACATTTGAAAGTATTTTGTCTATAATGGATTTTTCTAAAAAATTTTATGATGGATTAAGTATTGACTTTAATGATACAGAAGGTGATGCAACAATTTTTACAATCGATTATCAAGAAGACACATTTTTTAAAGTTTTAAAAAATGAAACAAAAAAAGATTTAGTTGAAACAGTAGAATATAAAAAAGAAAACCCACAATTAGTTAAATTTAATATTCAAGATAATAGTTATCAAAGCAAATTTAAAGAAATTTATGAAAAATTTGCTGGTGAAAATGAAATTAAACAAAAACAAAAAGATGGCGAAGCTCAAAAAGATAAAGAAGGAAAAGTTATACCAAAACAAACATTTTTTAATATTCGTTATGCAGCAAACGGAGCTACTGATTGAGCATCATGAGATATAAGAAACTACAAAACTGCAATTGCATTTGCGCCTTTAGTAGGTATTAATCAAACAATAAAATCACCTTTGAGTAAAAAGGTTTTTGCAGAAAATGATGACAAAATTTTTAACACATTTGCTTCAAACGAAGATGTCTTGTTTAAACCACAAGCAATGATTAATTCTGATAGTTTAAAATCTGCAACTTATCTCAAAGGTGGTTCTAACATCATTCCGATTAAAACAGGGAATGAAATTTTTGATAAATCCACAAAAAGATTTTTAGATTTCTTATACAAGGGAGAAATGGATGATCCAGAATTAGGAGGAAGAATTAAAGTTGCTGATTATATTTTAGAAACTTCATCTTATGTTGTTCCAACTAAGGATTATATTTCTAATACTAAAAAGCAAGAATATACACAAAAAATGAATGAATATGAAGAAAAAATTAAAAGTAATGATCCAAAAGCTGCACAATATGAATTAAGAAAAAACAATATTAAATCAGCACTTAACACTATTGAATCAGCATTAAGTTATCAAGATAATAATTCAGTTGAATTACTTAATACATATTCACTAGATGGAACATCTTCTGAAGTTGTTAAGTTAATTTCTAAATCATTACTTGATGCAACTAAAAAAGCAGATGAAAGTCATGTATACAAAGATAAAGAAAAACTTGTTGAAGAAATACTTGCAAAAATTAATAATCAAAAATAA
- a CDS encoding ATP-binding cassette domain-containing protein, giving the protein MEKKVFNNQTILSIEDLKFKYNNKSLTLVIKKLNLQENKIITLLGPSGSGKTTLLNLIAGFIKSKNIKIKNNLSINEIGYIMQNFSLYENVSAKENIYVSAKNSFSWKYQNKINFWFNFLENNKNIKNKNKITLHLDKMQNFIKLKKYSKIKWTLLKIEAKLFFNINFLKQLKKYKLKSFFEKDLKDIAKQLGIENILNKKANELSGGEKQRVAFAKSIIKKNKLILMDEPFSALDAKIKEQTIDWLKKIQKIYNLSIIIVTHDQIDAMQISDLILVLKNGEIQQLGTSQELYDDPKNLFVAKFIGFPEIHKIGENKDFWFFVRDNKMFLTKNKNGKWKVKDKKIIGDFCIFNLETLDNNKFAKSKWNCKDFEIDDKLNLYFHKNDLIIFDKKTEQRVYNEKNK; this is encoded by the coding sequence ATGGAAAAAAAAGTTTTTAACAATCAAACAATTCTTTCGATTGAAGATTTAAAATTTAAATATAATAATAAATCGTTGACATTAGTAATTAAAAAATTAAATCTTCAAGAAAATAAAATAATTACTTTACTTGGACCTTCTGGTTCAGGAAAAACCACACTTTTAAATTTAATCGCTGGTTTTATTAAAAGCAAAAATATTAAAATAAAGAATAATTTATCAATTAATGAAATTGGTTACATAATGCAAAATTTTTCATTATATGAAAATGTTAGTGCTAAAGAAAATATTTATGTTAGTGCTAAAAATTCATTTAGTTGAAAATATCAAAATAAAATTAACTTTTGATTCAATTTTTTAGAGAATAATAAAAATATAAAAAATAAAAATAAAATAACTTTGCATTTAGATAAAATGCAAAATTTTATTAAACTTAAAAAATATTCAAAAATTAAATGGACGCTTTTGAAAATAGAAGCCAAATTGTTTTTCAATATTAATTTTTTAAAACAATTAAAAAAATATAAATTAAAAAGTTTTTTTGAAAAAGATTTGAAAGACATAGCAAAACAATTAGGTATTGAAAATATCTTAAACAAAAAAGCTAATGAATTATCAGGTGGTGAAAAACAAAGAGTTGCTTTTGCTAAATCTATTATTAAAAAAAATAAATTAATTTTGATGGACGAACCTTTTTCTGCCCTAGATGCTAAAATTAAAGAACAAACAATTGATTGGTTGAAAAAAATTCAAAAAATATATAACTTGTCAATAATTATAGTTACCCATGACCAAATTGATGCAATGCAAATTAGTGATTTGATTTTAGTTTTAAAAAATGGGGAAATTCAACAATTAGGGACAAGCCAAGAATTGTATGATGATCCTAAGAATTTATTTGTTGCAAAATTTATTGGTTTTCCAGAAATTCATAAAATTGGGGAAAATAAAGATTTTTGATTTTTTGTTCGTGATAATAAGATGTTTTTAACAAAAAATAAAAATGGCAAATGAAAAGTAAAAGACAAAAAAATAATTGGTGATTTTTGTATTTTTAACCTTGAAACACTAGATAATAATAAATTTGCAAAATCAAAATGAAATTGTAAAGATTTTGAAATTGATGATAAATTAAACTTATATTTCCACAAAAATGATTTAATTATTTTTGACAAAAAAACTGAGCAAAGAGTTTATAATGAAAAAAATAAATAA